The following coding sequences are from one Heptranchias perlo isolate sHepPer1 chromosome 13, sHepPer1.hap1, whole genome shotgun sequence window:
- the LOC137331167 gene encoding maestro heat-like repeat-containing protein family member 1, protein MVSSKMEALLTKILEVPLDDGGLVSQTVFDSLQELGRVDAEGVLMFCRKYIIHHRRLPLIRRTALLKAMAQLVKDNIDDLGRMAAKKLITLASIEMTKSKDVTDEHQEIASSLLLNVGYWFTKEACDELLSMFQPRMEPYFYVVLALANLCKQHVHYMVPLLKPALRTMLTMLHTVTDEKTKWVFCFALGIFSESILAYLFDIEEAPDPTVKKNLFFQEFSAAYDVLFNMWLPLNEYNVSTAVIETLGQITHLIPFDKLENELPRLIPAILSMYQKTSSDFCVTQGLYGVLHTAIERNSEELTIQMDSLLISLHDQICIAMDQPTDTYSQKQRKEVLCCFKLLTPAFTYQIVDFLLLQLEINNNQIRLGTLTVLDHLINMVPLYMASQKNQILTSTKLVFLANDNRVKGKVAQLIYTMANHNYLHLEGGNEMVEFIIKQCALPARENEETPKELSVTTADMVTDLDLRRLCEEQMKMLTALPIDNVLWPLLFEFIIPVRYTNALATICNSLASLAMKKLEAGSTECFLNYKEYSNLPRRHALLASLFIMSSSLHLGKGRCAPALTLLQVLGCDIHPGVTQVWEKEFPTLLDYLQENSKKSLLQSQWEEKLVHVLSQTLEVIADDDWLGQLGQELINCLHSHDKFSQEKGFVYKCLGAVLQLSQNEEAVKRILQEMLQSVRHNDASEREGIAAGIGYCAVTHLDTALTALKEFSKLNIFKKTASYFRIIKDQEDIEIIKVKSTLISCYGRIVSSSPKDLTPARIDTDIVENVLNHYNIKILGMKIEVKDLTLKLSLIRTVTQLAGAIQSDEELIYSFSRKAELLTYMQELIKAESTEALTTSIRKSAIDACTSLLKLQPQLNDNSELIQTCLSSVFSLPRLEVCAVNDNTTMGMEDKHVLFIDTMASLLDFLKQLLLLDLSPAGLQSIFKNMDVWMKSAKEYEREKAIETTLQLLVFYLEQIEFEDKVPSDNLTVIIGCMVIRCTDPSCIVRETAIECLYILLYIQLRLERVPADQKDAQVEHLKAIKVGLHQVSSQSLFQVCTDVGKVLSNCVAHDQLNTLLFTMFKGLTDEQANTSYAASIVMNVLITKCGAGLTDVPGMIKALHNQLQSITQQHIIRIVTSSISILASQHVPAVLPCLLRYPIPFDKFISDVWRSLLKTSSVATASIKYLLDNLKLLYDSSKESLVKNVTNSKPHQPLAVICALHEMIYNHDSKTVIGMLYSQLFSTVLIHLSSSVQARLPRDFLRIQADGKTFGLLPKPSNITACNYSVEILQAVLRQGKGHDAGMAERGGWDLIRRPEKHHEGIVLLASTMANLAVPHLINIVDQLTPVLANIHESQRITTAAFFGELLNHTVVSELLLTDTLVGCLLRCLIDNSPVVQWLAVKGLGNAAVGASQKIDKYVTKLLPTMLSVMHQNSKLNALLAIEAMSSASKILDNLQDNYADPILIDVALAIEPFFENRQDKVRAAAFNILGKLIKFGRMQQNPVFMEHIYSTLTSLLLHLNDKSSEVRKVCRHVLSLVGPLLTSKKMCTLFQELGLEESTLDYENYLSDISKHISTDLPDRVVYYIKSCASFFSSLQTEMRENAVTFASFLMPNAPPDYFGSAPAHEMCNEVITLLSDHVQSVRIKTIAAIERLHMY, encoded by the coding sequence ATGGTGAGCAGCAAAATGGAAGCTTTGTTGACGAAGATTTTGGAGGTGCCTTTGGACGATGGTGGCTTAGTTAGCCAGACAGTATTCGATTCCCTGCAAGAACTGGGACGCGTCGATGCAGAAGGGGTCCTAATGTTCTGTCGTAAGTATATCATCCACCACAGGAGGTTGCCATTGATACGTCGCACTGCGTTGTTAAAGGCGATGGCGCAGCTGGTGAAGGACAACATTGACGACTTGGGCCGGATGGCGGCGAAGAAACTTATCACCTTGGCTTCCATAGAAATGACCAAATCGAAGGATGTGACCGATGAGCACCAGGAAATTGCAAGTAGCCTCCTACTTAATGTGGGTTATTGGTTTACCAAGGAGGCTTGTGATGAGCTGCTGTCAATGTTTCAACCAAGGATGGAACCCTATTTCTATGTGGTGCTGGCACTAGCTAACCTATGTAAACAACATGTGCATTACATGGTCCCTTTACTGAAGCCTGCTCTCCGTACCATGCTGACTATGCTGCACACAGTGACCGATGAGAAAACCAAGTGGGTATTCTGTTTTGCTTTGGGAATTTTTAGTGAAAGCATCCTTGCGTACCTGTTTGACATAGAGGAGGCCCCAGACCCTACGGTGAAGAAGAATTTATTCTTCCAGGAGTTTTCCGCTGCTTATGACGTCCTTTTCAACATGTGGCTGCCCCTGAATGAATACAATGTGAGCACAGCAGTGATAGAGACATTAGGCCAGATAACCCATCTGATCCCCTTTGACAAACTGGAGAACGAACTGCCCAGGTTAATTCCAGCAATCCTGTCTATGTACCAGAAAACCTCTAGCGATTTTTGTGTCACACAGGGTCTGTACGGTGTACTGCACACTGCCATAGAGAGGAACAGCGAGGAGCTGACGATACAAATGGACAGCCTGCTTATCAGTTTGCACGATCAGATTTGCATTGCAATGGACCAGCCCACTGACACATATTCTCAGAAGCAGCGGAAAGAAGTCCTTTGCTGCTTCAAACTTCTAACTCCAGCCTTTACGTACCAGATAGTGGATTTTCTTCTGCTGCAGCTGGAAATCAACAACAACCAAATTCGACTGGGAACACTGACTGTGCTGGATCACCTTATCAATATGGTCCCTCTCTACATGGCGAGTCAGAAGAATCAGATTCTGACTAGTACGAAGCTAGTGTTTCTAGCCAACGATAACAGAGTGAAGGGAAAAGTTGCCCAGTTAATATACACCATGGCCAATCACAATTACCTACATTTGGAGGGAGGAAATGAAATGGTGGAGTTTATCATCAAACAGTGTGCTCTGCCAGCTAGGGAGAATGAGGAAACCCCTAAGGAGCTCTCCGTTACCACGGCAGATATGGTCACGGACCTAGATTTAAGGAGGCTTTGCGAAGAACAGATGAAAATGTTGACAGCATTACCGATTGACAATGTTCTCTGGCCATTGCTCTTTGAGTTTATTATCCCGGTACGGTACACTAATGCCTTAGCCACAATTTGCAATTCTTTGGCCTCCCTTGCAATGAAGAAACTAGAAGCTGGGTCAACTGAATGTTTTCTCAATTACAAGGAGTATTCAAATCTTCCTCGGCGTCACGCACTGCTAGCAAGTCTGTTTATTATGTCATCATCTCTGCATCTGGGAAAAGGGAGATGTGCTCCTGCTCTGACCCTACTGCAAGTCCTGGGCTGTGACATCCACCCAGGAGTGACTCAAGTCTGGGAAAAGGAATTTCCAACTCTGCTTGACTATCTGCAGGAGAATTCCAAGAAATCCCTGCTCCAGAGCCAGTGGGAAGAAAAATTAGTACATGTTTTGTCCCAAACGCTGGAGGTGATAGCAGATGATGATTGGCTTGGCCAGCTTGGCCAAGAACTGATCAATTGCCTTCACAGTCATGATAAGTTTTCGCAAGAGAAGGGGTTTGTGTACAAGTGTTTAGGTGCAGTGCTGCAACTTAGCCAGAATGAAGAAGCGGTAAAGAGGATTCTGCAGGAGATGCTACAGAGTGTTCGGCACAATGACGCTTCGGAGAGAGAGGGTATAGCCGCTGGGATTGGCTACTGTGCTGTAACCCACTTGGACACCGCACTAACTGCGCTGAAGGAGTTttcaaaattaaacatttttaagaAGACTGCAAGTTACTTTCGGATTATTAAGGATCAGGAGGACATTGAAATAATAAAGGTGAAAAGCACACTTATCTCGTGCTATGGGCGTATAGTGTCATCTTCTCCAAAGGACCTGACTCCGGCCAGAATAGATACTGACATTGTAGAGAATGTGCTCAATCACTATAATATCAAGATCTTGGGAATGAAAATTGAGGTCAAGGACTTGACACTGAAGTTAAGTCTGATCAGGACTGTAACCCAGTTAGCCGGAGCCATCCAATCTGATGAAGAGCTCATCTACAGCTTCAGTAGGAAAGCTGAACTGCTGACCTACATGCAGGAGCTCATCAAGGCCGAGTCAACGGAAGCACTGACAACCTCTATCCGAAAGTCTGCCATTGACGCCTGTACTTCCCTCTTAAAACTGCAGCCCCAATTAAATGACAATAGTGAATTGATTCAAACATGCCTGAGTAGCGTCTTCAGCTTGCCACGTTTGGAGGTCTGCGCTGTCAATGATAACACAACCATGGGCATGGAGGACAAGCACGTGCTATTCATTGACACAATGGCCTCGCTGCTGGATTTTCTGAAGCAGCTCTTGCTTTTAGATCTGTCACCTGCTGGACTTCAGTCAATATTTAAGAACATGGACGTCTGGATGAAATCGGCAAAAGAATACGAACGAGAAAAGGCAATTGAGACCACTTTACAACTCCTGGTGTTTTACCTGGAACAAATTGAATTTGAGGATAAGGTTCCATCGGATAACCTGACTGTTATTATTGGATGCATGGTGATTCGCTGCACAGATCCATCATGCATTGTAAGGGAGACAGCCATTGAATGCTTGTACATACTACTTTACATCCAACTGCGCTTGGAAAGGGTGCCTGCGGATCAGAAAGACGCTCAGGTGGAGCACCTGAAAGCCATCAAAGTCGGGTTACATCAAGTCAGCAGCCAATCCTTGTTTCAAGTGTGCACCGATGTTGGCAAAGTTCTCTCAAATTGCGTGGCCCACGACCAGCTGAACACTTTACTCTTTACAATGTTCAAAGGACTTACTGATGAGCAAGCCAACACTTCCTATGCAGCTTCGATTGTCATGAATGTCCTCATTACAAAATGTGGGGCTGGCCTCACAGATGTCCCTGGGATGATCAAAGCCCTCCACAACCAGCTGCAGTCAATTACTCAGCAGCATATAATACGAATAGTGACAAGTTCTATCTCCATTCTGGCGTCACAGCACGTGCCAGCAGTATTACCCTGCCTCTTAAGGTACCCCATTCCATTTGACAAATTCATTAGTGATGTATGGAGATCACTACTGAAAACCAGTTCAGTAGCCACGGCCTCAATTAAATACCTCCTGGACAACTTAAAGCTACTGTACGATAGCAGCAAAGAATCTCTTGTCAAGAATGTGACAAATTCAAAGCCTCATCAGCCTCTGGCTGTAATCTGTGCTCTTCATGAGATGATCTATAACCATGACTCGAAAACTGTGATAGGGATGCTTTACTCCCAGTTATTCAGCACTGTTCTGATTCATCTCAGCTCCAGTGTCCAGGCGCGGTTGCCTCGGGACTTTCTTAGAATTCAAGCGGATGGGAAAACTTTTGGCCTTCTTCCAAAGCCTTCTAACATCACTGCTTGTAATTACTCTGTCGAGATACTTCAAGCTGTCCTGAGGCAAGGAAAGGGGCACGATGCGGGCATGGCAGAAAGAGGAGGCTGGGACCTCATCAGGAGGCCAGAAAAGCACCATGAGGGTATTGTGCTCCTGGCAAGCACAATGGCCAACCTTGCTGTCCCTCACCTCATCAACATTGTCGACCAactcactcctgtccttgctaacATACACGAGAGCCAGAGGATCACAACAGCTGCCTTCTTTGGAGAGCTTCTCAATCACACAGTTGTGTCAGAGTTGTTGCTCACAGATACACTTGTGGGCTGCTTGCTTCGATGCTTAATCGACAATTCCCCTGTGGTCCAGTGGCTGGCTGTGAAAGGCTTGGGGAATGCAGCAGTCGGAGCTTCTCAAAAGATAGACAAATACGTTACTAAACTCTTGCCCACGATGCTTTCCGTCATGCATCAGAATTCTAAACTGAACGCTCTGCTGGCTATTGAGGCAATGTCAAGTGCATCGAAGATCTTGGATAATCTGCAAGACAATTATGCAGATCCCATTCTAATCGACGTGGCCCTGGCGATTGAGCCTTTCTTCGAAAATCGGCAGGACAAGGTGAGAGCCGCAGCATTTAACATACTGGGAAAGCTCATCAAATTTGGGCGTATGCAGCAGAACCCGGTATTCATGGAGCACATATATTCCACCTTGACTAGCTTGCTGCTCCACCTCAATGACAAGAGTAGTGAGGTGAGGAAGGTCTGCAGACATGTGCTGAGCCTGGTCGGTCCATTGTTGACGTCGAAGAAGATGTGCACGCTGTTTCAAGAGCTTGGGTTGGAGGAAAGCACTCTGGATTATGAGAATTATTTGAGTGATATCTCCAAGCACATTAGCACGGATTTGCCTGACAGAGTCGTCTACTACATAAAAAGCTGCGCTTCCTTCTTCAGCAGTCTACAGACTGAGATGCGAGAAAATGCGGTCACGTTTGCAAGTTTCCTCATGCCCAATGCACCGCCAGATTACTTTGGCTCGGCCCCCGCGCATGAGATGTGCAACGAGGTGATTACTTTGCTGTCAGATCACGTGCAAAGTGTCCGAATTAAAACAATCGCGGCAATAGAACGCCTTCACATGTACTAA